TACGAGGAGATGCTCGATGCGGAAGCTCCGGACGGCGTGACTTTGCTCTCCTCCGAATCCATGACCTCCCGGATCGGCAGCGCCGTCCTGCGGCGCGGCATTCCGCTTCTGCTGGAGAAACCGCCCGGCCGCAATTCCGCCGAGCATGAACAGCTGCTCCGGGCGTATCAGCTGCGCCGGACGCCGCACCTGATCGCCTTCAACCGGCGCTATATGCCGCTGGTCAGCCGGGCGCGCCGCCTCTGGCGGCAGCTGGTCCCGCCGGAAAAGCTCCAGAGCGTCCGGTGCGACTTCTACCGGCACAACCGGCACGACCCGGATTTCTCCACCACCGCGATTCACGGCATCGATCTGGCCGCTTATCTGGCGGAAGCGTCATACACGGATTTCCGGATCAGCCTGCAGCGGAACGGAAAGGGAGAGTGCACGGCGATCTCCCTCTGGAGCGGGATGACCGGGGGAAGCTGCGCGCAGTTTCTCTTCTGCCAGCAGTCCGGCTGCAGCTTCGAAAGAGTCCACATGGCTTCGGAACATTATGCCATGACCCTCGAGTTGCCGGCCCTCGGCACCTGCGACATTCCCGGCCGGATCGTGCTGTACCACCGCGGCGGCCTCCTCCGGGAAATTCCGATGGAGGGGGATGCCCGGAGCTGCCGCCCCTTCCTGCTGGGCGGATTTTATCACGAAAATCTCGCATTCATCGATATGCTGAAAAAGAAAAATTTCGACGGCAGGAACGCCGATCTGGAACGGGTGCTCTCCGTCATCCGGGTGACGGAGGCGGTCAGCAGCTCCATTCTTCCGGCCGGACTCTGTCAGATGGAATCATGATCGGCGGGGGGCTGTTTCCGGTATTCGTGCGGCGTCATTCCAGTGGCCGCCTTGAAGATGCGGGTGAAGTAGTTGTGACGGGAAAAACCCGCTTTCGCCGCGATTTCGGCAATGCTGTAAGGCGTCCTCTGCAGCAGGTCCTTGGCGTATTCGAGCCGGTAGGTCCGGATCAGCCGGCCGATGGAGGAGCCGGTCTCCCGGGCGAACATCGTGTTCAGATAATTGGGGTGCATGTGGAGCTCCTGCGCCAGATAGTTGACGCTGAAGCTGGTCAAATTGAAATTCATCTCGACCAGCTTGTGAATGTTCTCGACCATCGCATGCCTGGAGTCGGTCTGCAGCTTCGGAATTTTCGTATTGGTCTCCATGACGAGGCTGTAACCGGTCAGCCAGAGCCGGAAAAGACTGCTGGAGGCGTCGAAGGGGGAGCCGGTCGGCTTGAATTCGTTCCTGCTCTCGTTGAAGTAGTTCTCCGCGAGGCGGTGGAGACGCTGGAAGCCGGACGCTTCGAGGTCGGTCAGCGATTTGATGATGAAATCGCGCGTGTCGCGTTCATCGCTCAGAGCCTGCAGCGGGAAAAGGCCGTAACCGCCTTCCCGGTCCCGGAAGCGCCAGATGCAGGAGGTGTGCTCCACGCCGGTCTCCGCGTTCGGGATGAACAAATGAGGGACATTCGGATTGATGAACAGCAGATCCTTCTCTTTGAGAAAGATCGGAGCCAGGTTCGGGAACCGGACATAGCAGTCGCCCTGTGAAATGAGAATCAGGTGATAGGAAGGATGGGTATGAAGCTTTTCAATCGACCAGCGGAAAAACAACTGATGGTGCAGATGTTCGATCTCAATGCTGTATTCCGTCTCCATGCAGCGGATCAGGCATTCGGCTTTCATATGGCAGGACTCCTTCCGCCAGTTAAAATAGCAACGAAAAACATAAAGTCAAGAAAAATGAAAATATTCCGAAACCGATTCCGTGCCGCAAAACCGTTTCTGGCCTCTCTTCTGATCGCATTTGCCGCCGCCGTGTTCGGCGCCGCGCCGCGGGAAACGACCCCGGACGAGGTCCGGCAGCTGTTCGAACGGAACTCGCCGGAGCATCCCCGGCTGTTCCTGCGCGACTTCGGAATTCTCGAACAGGCCCGGCAGACCCCCTCGGGAGCCGCGCTCTCCGGGCGGATTCTGCACGAGGCCGGAAAAATGCTGGAGTATCCGGTTGTCGAGCGCACCCTGATCGGCACGCAGATGCTCCACGTCAGCCGCACGGTTCTCTACCGGGTCAATACGCTGACGCTTGCCTGCCGCCTGAGCGGCGAACGCCGCTACGCCGACCGGGCGATCCGGGAAATGCGGAACGCCGCCGCCTTTCCGGACTGGAATCCGCAGCATTTCCTCGATGTCGCCGAAATGACGCTCGCCCTCTCCTTCGGCTACGACTGGCTTTACGACCTGCTCAGCAGCGACGACCGCAAGGCGATCGAAGAGGCGATCGTCGCCAAAGGGCTGCTGCCCTCCTGGGAAAACCGGAGCGGCAACTGGTGGATCCGGGGCGCCAGCAACTGGAATCAGGTCTGCCATGCGGGAATGGCGGCCGGTTCGCTCGCCGTCTTCGAGAAAAATCCGGAGCTGGCGGCCCGGACCGTCGCCCGCGCGGTCAACAACCTGCCGATCGCGC
This Victivallis lenta DNA region includes the following protein-coding sequences:
- a CDS encoding AraC family transcriptional regulator encodes the protein MKAECLIRCMETEYSIEIEHLHHQLFFRWSIEKLHTHPSYHLILISQGDCYVRFPNLAPIFLKEKDLLFINPNVPHLFIPNAETGVEHTSCIWRFRDREGGYGLFPLQALSDERDTRDFIIKSLTDLEASGFQRLHRLAENYFNESRNEFKPTGSPFDASSSLFRLWLTGYSLVMETNTKIPKLQTDSRHAMVENIHKLVEMNFNLTSFSVNYLAQELHMHPNYLNTMFARETGSSIGRLIRTYRLEYAKDLLQRTPYSIAEIAAKAGFSRHNYFTRIFKAATGMTPHEYRKQPPADHDSI
- a CDS encoding Gfo/Idh/MocA family protein gives rise to the protein MKIVTIGAGAHAALTHGPALAAIAQEDPAVELAAVCDVRRERAEEFSRQFGYRRTYADYEEMLDAEAPDGVTLLSSESMTSRIGSAVLRRGIPLLLEKPPGRNSAEHEQLLRAYQLRRTPHLIAFNRRYMPLVSRARRLWRQLVPPEKLQSVRCDFYRHNRHDPDFSTTAIHGIDLAAYLAEASYTDFRISLQRNGKGECTAISLWSGMTGGSCAQFLFCQQSGCSFERVHMASEHYAMTLELPALGTCDIPGRIVLYHRGGLLREIPMEGDARSCRPFLLGGFYHENLAFIDMLKKKNFDGRNADLERVLSVIRVTEAVSSSILPAGLCQMES